Genomic segment of Paenibacillus sp. FSL R5-0912:
ATGATCGAGTCGTGGAGAAAGCGCTATCACACAATTTAGCCATTCAAACTTAAACACCTGCTTCCCCAGCAAGTTTTACGCAAAATGAACCAACAAAGTAATACGGAAACCAATCACACGCTTCCGAAGCGATTTTTGCACGAGGTACAATCATGAGCACAATCCAACGCAGTACACGCTGGCACAACTTTAGGGGGGGATTAATCTGGAGAAAAATCTGATTTTAAACAACAAGCCGGCTCCCCGGAGCAAAGGCCAGAGCTGGCTCTCGAACGCCGGAAAAAGCATGCTGAAGCACTGGCAGCTCCATCTGCTGGTCATTCCGCCTTTACTGTTTTTTCTGATCTTCAAGTATTATCCGATGGCGAATGCGGTTCTGGCGTTCAAGGATTATAACGTGATCAAAGGCATATGGGGCAGTCCATGGGTAGGCTTCAGGAATTTTGAACTCTTTTTCGAGAATCCGATGTTCTGGACGCTGGTGAAGAATACCATTCTGCTTAGCGGCTTCCTGCTGCTGGCGGGGTTCCCGATTCCCATCCTGCTGGCACTGATGATCAACGAAATCCGCGGCGGACGGTTCAAACGGTTTGTCCAGCTGGTCTCCTTCGCTCCTTACTTTATCTCGACGGTGGTGATGGTATCGATTATTATGCTGTTTCTCGCTCCGCGCCTCGGCTTCGCCAATATTGCCCTGAATTTCTTTGGGCTGCAGTCGGTGAATTTCCTCGGGGAGCCCGGCATGTTCCGCTCAATTTATGTCTGGTCCGATATTTGGCAGACCGCAGGCTATAGCGCCGTAATCTATCTGGCCGCCCTGGCCGGCATCGACCCTACGCTGTACGAGGCCGCCAAGGTGGACGGAGCTTCACGGTTCCAGAAAATCCGCCACATTGACCTTCCGGGCATCGTGCCGACAATTGTGATTATCCTTATTCTGAATGTGGGCAACGTGATGGCGATCGGTTTTGAAAAGGTATATCTGCTGCAGAATCCGCTGAATATCGTCAATTCCGAGATCATCGCTACGTATGTGTACCGGATCGGCCTGCTGAATGCCAATTACAGCTTCGCTACCGCCGTCGGCTTATTCAATTCCTTAATTAATCTGGTCCTGCTGCTCACGGTTAACGGCTTGGCCAAACGAATCACGAACAACAGCATCTGGTAGGAAAGGAGTGCTCGTATGGCCGCTTCACCAGCAATTTCCCAAAAAATCAAAGAATCCACCGGTGACCGGATCTTCCTCACTGTGGTCTATACGGTGCTC
This window contains:
- a CDS encoding ABC transporter permease, with the protein product MLKHWQLHLLVIPPLLFFLIFKYYPMANAVLAFKDYNVIKGIWGSPWVGFRNFELFFENPMFWTLVKNTILLSGFLLLAGFPIPILLALMINEIRGGRFKRFVQLVSFAPYFISTVVMVSIIMLFLAPRLGFANIALNFFGLQSVNFLGEPGMFRSIYVWSDIWQTAGYSAVIYLAALAGIDPTLYEAAKVDGASRFQKIRHIDLPGIVPTIVIILILNVGNVMAIGFEKVYLLQNPLNIVNSEIIATYVYRIGLLNANYSFATAVGLFNSLINLVLLLTVNGLAKRITNNSIW